From the Onychomys torridus unplaced genomic scaffold, mOncTor1.1, whole genome shotgun sequence genome, the window caaaggctttaccacactgttttcatagggtttctctccggtatgtgttctttcatgcaattgAAGAGTATAGTAATGagcaaaggctttcccacactgactgcattcatagggtttctctccagtatgtgttctttcatgtatttgaagatgaTTGTGATAagcaaaagctttaccacactgattacattcatagggtttctctccagtatgtgttcttttatgtgcTTGAAGATGAGTGGggtgtgcaaaggctttaccatattgattatattcatagggttgctctccagtatgtgttcttttatacCTTGGATGATGACTGTGATGTACAAAGGCTTGACCACACTGTTTATGTTCAGATGATTTCTCTGTAGTATGACTTCTTTGATGCCTGCAAGGATAATTGAAAGATTTAAAAGCTTTGCCACATTCATTACATTGTGAGGTTTTTAAATCAGcatgaattaattttacaattttgtgtGAATATAAAGAGTTATGTTATCTTAAGGTTTTAACATGTTGTGTACATCCATGTGGTTCCCCTGCATTAAGGATGGCTTTGCATATTTGAACATGCCTGTGATAGTAAAAGCCTTTACTACCTGGCT encodes:
- the LOC118575919 gene encoding zinc finger protein 431-like — encoded protein: MTLEPIVTWNIVTYNDMDVDITHEEWALLDPSQRNLYKDVMLESYMNLTAIGYNWEDHEVEEHCQSSQKHGRHQRSHTTEKSSEHKQCGQAFVHHSHHPRYKRTHTGEQPYEYNQYGKAFAHPTHLQAHKRTHTGEKPYECNQCGKAFAYHNHLQIHERTHTGEKPYECSQCGKAFAHYYTLQLHERTHTGEK